From Papaver somniferum cultivar HN1 unplaced genomic scaffold, ASM357369v1 unplaced-scaffold_99, whole genome shotgun sequence, the proteins below share one genomic window:
- the LOC113346276 gene encoding uncharacterized protein LOC113346276 has protein sequence MDNDLKYIEIKRGLHTAMQRLIPNEEDLEKATTELRDYSDANGILGIPVCKKRRYKDQPHDWWITYGGIDTPNLQKFAIRVLSLTCSASPCERNWSTFQNLHSKKRNRIKQQKLNDSVFIQYNKKLERRYKEISQYNDDPKAHDPIFLDERDDNDEWLALENLDDLVVQGDNVILDDLQDIVGEKGMPVVGKSACISRRKSTYPTDSEYSGYDTDDLMLDSNYGLLGGDDGATEDYDIYDESNDFD, from the exons ATGGATAATGATCTTAAGTACATAGAAATCAAAAGGGGACTTCATACAGCAATGCAAAGGCTTATTCCCAATGAAGAAGATCTTGAGAAAGCTACAACTGAATTGAGAGATTACAGTGATGCTAACGGGATCTTGGGAATTCCGGTTTGCAAAAAaagaagatataaagatcaacCTC ATGATTGGTGGATTACATATGGAGGAATCGATACCCCAAACCTACAAAAATTTGCAATAAGGGTATTGAGTCTTACTTGTTCTGCTTCCCCGTGTGAGCGAAACTGGAGCACATTTCAGAAT TTGCATTCAAAGAAGCGAAATCGCATAAAGCAACAAAAATTGAATGATAGCGTCTTTATTCAATACAACAAGAAATTGGAACGTCGATACAAAGAAATCAGTCAATATAATGATGATCCGAAAGCTCATGATCCCATTTTTCTGGATGAGCGTGATGACAATGATGAATGGTTGGCTTTAGAGAATTTGGATGACTTGGTTGTACAAGGAGATAATGTTATtttggatgatttgcaagatattGTTGGTGAAAAAGGTATGCCAGTTGTTGGTAAAAGTGCTTGTATCTCCCGACGCAAATCTACTTATCCAACTGACTCTGAATATAGTGGATATGATACTGATGACTTGATGTTGGACTCTAATTATGGACTACTTGGTGGAGATGATGGAGCTACGGAAGATTATGATATCTATGATGAATcgaatgattttgattaa
- the LOC113346205 gene encoding uncharacterized protein LOC113346205, with protein MGSGGASAGVGASQLVSQNQTKRKRISQSNSRGPIDLYMKTDHQKTQQATLERDSAVKEKLMKTAWKCISAWMTENSVSFNTVRCPSFKEMIYAIGDYGKAMPPPSYHQIRTNLFKDRLVEMKKFVDTFREHWKRFGCSIMSDGWTDGKKRHLINFLVNCPKGTVFLKSVDASNRTNDADFIRGLVKEEINDVGEENIVQFITDNGSNFKKAGKDLMLEYPNMFWTPCGAHCVQLMLEELGGKLPRIKTAVILGKRLVTYIYAHFQVLSLMREMIGGELHRSTKTRFATQYYTLESLAKYKTHLQIMFVNDKWLKMRFAKETMGINVLKIVTSGTFWEDVDYSCRVLKPLVKVVRLVDIERKPTMPCFYEAMRIAREKLEENFSQDDSTCSLLI; from the exons ATGGGCAGTGGTGGTGCTAGTGCTGGTGTGGGTGCTAGTCAACTAGTTTCTCAGAATCAGACAAAGAGAAAGAGGATAAGCCAAAGTAATAGTAGAGGTCCAATTGATTTATATATGAAGACAGACCACCAAAAAACTCAACAGGCCACTCTTGAAAGAGACTCAGCTGTGAAAGAGAAGTTAATGAAGACTGCATGGAAATGCATTTCAGCTTGGATGACTGAGAATTCAGTATCATTTAACACTGTTCGTTGCCCAAGTTTCAAAGAAATGATATATGCAATAGGCGACTATGGGAAAG CTATGCCCCCACCATCTTACCATCAGATTCGTACGAATCTTTTCAAGGACCGGTTAGTAGAAATGAAGAAATTTGTTGATACATTTAGGGAACATTGGAAGAGGTTTGGATGTTCTATCATGTCTGATGGCTGGACAGATGGGAAAAAGCGACATCTTATTAACTTTTTGGTGAATTGTCCGAAAGGGACAGTTTTTTTGAAGTCTGTGGATGCGTCAAACAGAACCAATGATGCTGATTTTATACGTGGGCTTGTAAAGGAGGAAATTAACGATGTTGGGGAAGAAAATATAGTTCAGTTCATTACCGATAATGGTTCAAATTTTAAAAAGGCAGGGAAAGATTTAATGCTTGAATACCCAAATATGTTTTGGACTCCTTGTGGTGCTCATTGTGTTCAGTTGATGCTAGAAGAACTTGGTGGCAAGCTTCCACGAATCAAGACAGCCGTCATTCTAGGTAAGAGACTCGTTACATATATTTATGCTCATTTTCAAGTATTAAGCTTAATGAGGGAGATGATCGGTGGTGAATTACATAGGTCTACAAAGACTAGATTTGCAACTCAGTACTACACACTAGAAAGTCTTGCAAAGTATAAAACCcatttgcaaataatgtttgtgaatgataagtGGTTGAAAATGAGGTTTGCAAAAGAAACTATGGGAATTAATGTACTTAAAATTGTCACAAGCGGTACATTTTGGGAAGATGTTGATTATTCTTGTAGAGTGCTAAAGCCTTTGGTTAAGGTTGTAAGGTTAGTGGATATCGAGCGCAAACCTACAATGCCTTGTTTTTATGAAGCAATGAGGATAGCAAGGGAGAAACTCgaggagaatttcagtcaagatgatagTACTTGT TCCCTGCTCATCTAA